A single genomic interval of Hafnia alvei harbors:
- a CDS encoding PTS sugar transporter subunit IIB, protein MKKIIVACGSGVATSQTVASKVSRLLKEKNLNDINVEVIDLKSLDTHIKDSLAYIAITKVDKKYPIPVINGIAFLTGIGMEAELQKIIDACK, encoded by the coding sequence ATGAAAAAAATCATTGTCGCTTGCGGAAGCGGCGTAGCAACATCACAAACCGTGGCAAGTAAAGTTTCCCGACTATTAAAAGAAAAAAACCTTAATGATATTAACGTAGAAGTTATTGACCTTAAATCACTCGACACACATATCAAGGATAGCCTCGCGTATATTGCCATTACAAAAGTAGATAAAAAATACCCTATCCCTGTAATTAACGGAATTGCATTTCTCACCGGCATCGGAATGGAGGCTGAGTTACAAAAAATAATTGACGCATGTAAGTAA
- a CDS encoding class II aldolase/adducin family protein: MLDVHKKQVVEMAKLAQQWGLCKHKAGNSSVRDKETGYILVTPTTIDKSVLTPRDIVVMDINANVIESESGLRPTSECLMHIEIYKAREDIFAISHTHSIYATSFAVLNKPIPAIVYECAILNLKDGIIPVAPYGRPGTPALSTSVIEPILRADAILMEKHGAIGVDKEPYEAVLKSAYIEEMAEIYYHALLVNGGKEPESFPPHELQSWAYPKEIKF, translated from the coding sequence ATGTTAGACGTTCATAAAAAGCAAGTTGTAGAAATGGCCAAACTGGCTCAGCAATGGGGGCTATGCAAACATAAGGCCGGAAACTCTAGCGTTCGAGATAAAGAGACAGGATATATCCTCGTTACCCCTACAACGATTGATAAGTCTGTACTCACACCACGCGACATTGTCGTTATGGATATTAATGCTAACGTTATTGAGAGTGAGTCTGGTCTTCGTCCTACTAGCGAATGCCTCATGCACATTGAAATTTATAAGGCGCGTGAAGATATATTTGCCATATCTCACACTCATTCAATCTATGCCACCTCATTTGCAGTATTAAATAAACCGATCCCCGCGATCGTATACGAATGCGCAATTTTAAACTTAAAAGATGGAATTATTCCTGTTGCACCTTACGGCAGACCCGGAACGCCTGCACTTTCCACCAGTGTTATAGAGCCCATTTTACGTGCAGATGCGATTTTAATGGAAAAACACGGCGCTATCGGGGTAGATAAAGAGCCGTATGAGGCCGTATTAAAATCGGCTTACATCGAGGAAATGGCTGAAATCTATTACCATGCATTACTCGTCAACGGCGGAAAAGAGCCAGAAAGTTTCCCACCTCACGAATTACAAAGCTGGGCTTACCCTAAAGAAATAAAATTCTAA
- a CDS encoding PTS galactitol transporter subunit IIC: MNFLSTIINYILALGAPVFVPLIMLIAGLIVRMKFKDAASAAITLGVAFVGMSMLISFMVGAIGVAAQTMMKRTGLELSIIDGGWTTMANISWAWPYAFAMFPLQVGVNILMLMCNKTNTFNADLWNVWGKIFTAFIVISVTTPIFGSGWSLALAFLIAAFQIVMELNAGDIHQHRIEKLTGIPSVTCTHRMVFFGAIYYPFDLLLRKIPALNKPMDAAALRQKVGVFAENHTIGFLLGIMFGIIAGYSLAATLMLGVQAATALMLFPMISKLFMQALSPISEAISTYMNNKFSGRKLFIGIDWPFMGGASEIWFAVIVAIPLTLIWAVILPGNKILPFAGIINIALIVPAYLVTKGNTLRMVILSIIGIPFFLFVGTQFAPMITELGLATKAIDIPAGQLISNSSIDGPVFTYAFSFLFKLLQGSFVPLLLAVFWACSYFFYAQELRKETDQETTNIEAEQIPEA; this comes from the coding sequence ATGAACTTTCTCAGTACAATTATAAATTATATTCTAGCTCTAGGTGCACCAGTTTTCGTTCCCCTAATTATGCTAATTGCGGGCTTAATTGTACGCATGAAGTTTAAGGATGCAGCATCGGCGGCTATCACCCTCGGCGTGGCTTTCGTCGGCATGAGTATGCTGATTAGTTTTATGGTCGGAGCTATTGGTGTTGCGGCACAAACGATGATGAAACGCACAGGGCTCGAGTTAAGCATCATTGATGGCGGTTGGACAACCATGGCGAATATCTCATGGGCTTGGCCCTATGCCTTTGCCATGTTCCCGTTACAGGTTGGGGTTAATATCCTGATGCTTATGTGCAATAAAACCAACACGTTTAATGCTGACCTCTGGAACGTTTGGGGCAAAATATTCACCGCATTCATCGTTATCAGCGTGACTACCCCCATATTTGGCAGTGGTTGGAGCTTAGCACTGGCATTTCTCATTGCCGCATTCCAGATAGTCATGGAACTGAATGCGGGTGATATTCATCAACATCGAATAGAAAAGCTGACCGGGATCCCCAGCGTAACCTGCACCCATAGGATGGTTTTTTTTGGCGCCATTTATTATCCCTTCGACCTACTGCTGCGTAAAATTCCAGCATTAAACAAGCCTATGGATGCAGCAGCTTTACGCCAGAAAGTGGGGGTATTTGCTGAAAACCATACTATCGGTTTTCTCCTAGGCATCATGTTCGGAATTATTGCCGGATACAGTCTTGCCGCAACATTAATGCTTGGGGTACAAGCAGCTACTGCTTTAATGTTATTCCCTATGATTTCAAAGCTGTTCATGCAAGCGCTGTCTCCAATATCCGAAGCCATTAGTACCTACATGAATAACAAATTTTCAGGTCGAAAACTGTTTATCGGTATTGATTGGCCCTTTATGGGCGGCGCGAGCGAAATTTGGTTTGCAGTGATTGTTGCTATTCCATTAACCCTCATCTGGGCCGTTATTTTACCTGGAAACAAGATACTGCCTTTTGCCGGAATCATTAATATTGCCTTAATTGTGCCCGCTTATCTGGTTACCAAGGGCAATACTTTGCGTATGGTGATCCTCAGTATTATTGGCATTCCATTCTTCCTGTTTGTTGGCACTCAGTTTGCTCCGATGATTACAGAGTTAGGGCTCGCAACTAAGGCTATTGATATCCCTGCTGGACAATTAATCTCCAATAGCTCCATTGATGGCCCTGTCTTTACTTATGCTTTCTCATTTTTATTCAAGCTATTGCAAGGCAGCTTTGTCCCTCTGTTGTTAGCTGTGTTCTGGGCATGTAGCTACTTTTTCTATGCTCAGGAATTAAGAAAAGAGACAGACCAAGAAACAACCAATATTGAAGCAGAACAGATACCAGAGGCGTAA
- a CDS encoding PTS sugar transporter subunit IIA — translation MTIAAIDNIDTHSDPDAYFFEELTFIESSFQHQSDYFDSIFLSLKNRGYVRDSFLSAIKQREKLYPTALPTHPYVVALPHTDTEHVIRPFICVTRLHDEIAWHEMANDDNELQVKFIFLLGFIDKNHHITLLQTLMECLSDEDFIQEMNQAPTPASLVKLLKSAITINNEENIK, via the coding sequence ATGACAATAGCGGCTATAGATAATATCGATACGCATTCAGATCCCGATGCCTATTTTTTCGAGGAACTCACTTTTATAGAGAGTTCTTTTCAACATCAAAGTGATTACTTTGATTCAATCTTTCTCTCATTAAAAAACCGTGGCTATGTACGCGATTCGTTTTTATCGGCTATTAAACAACGCGAGAAACTGTACCCTACGGCGCTCCCCACTCACCCCTATGTCGTAGCCTTACCACATACGGATACCGAGCATGTGATAAGGCCATTTATTTGCGTGACACGCTTGCACGATGAAATTGCCTGGCATGAAATGGCAAATGACGATAATGAACTTCAGGTTAAATTCATTTTTCTTCTCGGTTTTATAGATAAAAATCATCACATTACACTCTTACAAACGCTAATGGAGTGTTTAAGTGATGAAGATTTCATTCAAGAAATGAATCAAGCGCCAACACCAGCCTCTTTAGTAAAACTACTCAAATCAGCCATTACAATTAATAACGAGGAAAATATAAAATGA
- the dhaL gene encoding dihydroxyacetone kinase subunit DhaL, which translates to MNTSQLKQMMLSTAQQMIEREPMLTELDQVIGDGDHGIGMKRGFSALVKLINDQNFQPLNVGECWVQMGTTLMTSMGGASGAVFGTLFRAGGKSLAGETEFSAVSLARWLNQGWLAVHARGGAKPGDKTMVDALAAAAEAANSAQSLPLDEALSRCAEAADQGAEGTKMMVASFGRAKNLGERAIGHCDPGAVSMALILRFMAQYAEQYAETER; encoded by the coding sequence ATGAATACCTCACAGTTAAAGCAAATGATGTTATCAACCGCGCAGCAGATGATTGAGCGCGAGCCCATGCTGACTGAATTAGATCAGGTGATCGGCGATGGCGATCACGGTATAGGCATGAAGCGAGGGTTTTCGGCGCTGGTTAAACTCATTAATGACCAAAATTTTCAGCCACTAAACGTCGGAGAGTGTTGGGTGCAAATGGGGACGACGCTGATGACGTCTATGGGCGGTGCTTCAGGAGCCGTATTTGGCACATTATTTCGCGCAGGAGGCAAAAGCTTAGCTGGCGAAACAGAATTTAGCGCTGTCTCATTAGCACGTTGGCTGAATCAAGGGTGGCTTGCGGTGCACGCGCGTGGAGGCGCTAAGCCTGGAGACAAAACGATGGTTGACGCGTTAGCTGCAGCGGCAGAAGCTGCGAACTCAGCGCAATCTTTACCGCTGGACGAGGCGCTATCCCGCTGTGCAGAGGCTGCAGATCAAGGCGCTGAAGGAACTAAAATGATGGTGGCATCTTTTGGCAGGGCAAAAAATCTGGGAGAGAGAGCAATAGGGCATTGCGATCCGGGGGCGGTATCTATGGCGCTTATTCTACGATTTATGGCGCAATATGCCGAGCAATATGCCGAGACTGAAAGGTGA
- a CDS encoding DMT family transporter — MLIGVLYALAAGLMWGLIFVGPLIVPEYPASLQSVGRYLAFGLIALPLAWHDRHRLRQLLRSDWVEALKLTIVGNFIYYLCLASAIQRTGAPVSTMIIGTLPVVISVSANLKYSHRDGKLSWRHLAPSLLLIALGLGCVNVAELQSAHAPTDMFRYVTGLILAFIGVVCWTWYPMRNASWLRTHPDKSPTTWATAQGLVTLPLAVIGYLLVWGHSAITANDFPMPFGPRPAVFIALMLTIGLLCSWLGTLCWNQASQRLPTAKVGPLIVFETLAGLSYAFIWRHEWPPLLTLAGVVCLVIGVMSAMKVKPTPVVIVPLQTSGGSR, encoded by the coding sequence ATGTTAATAGGCGTGCTTTACGCGCTGGCGGCGGGGCTAATGTGGGGGCTGATTTTCGTTGGGCCGCTCATCGTGCCGGAATATCCGGCCAGCTTGCAATCCGTCGGTCGCTATCTGGCCTTTGGCCTGATTGCGCTCCCGCTGGCGTGGCACGATCGCCACCGCCTACGGCAGCTTCTGCGCAGCGATTGGGTTGAAGCCCTTAAGCTCACCATCGTGGGAAATTTCATCTATTACCTCTGCTTAGCCAGCGCGATCCAACGCACGGGCGCACCGGTCAGCACCATGATTATTGGCACCTTGCCGGTGGTGATTTCAGTGAGCGCAAATCTGAAATACAGCCATCGAGACGGAAAATTATCGTGGCGACATCTGGCCCCTTCGCTGCTGTTAATTGCTTTAGGATTGGGATGCGTCAACGTGGCGGAGCTACAGAGCGCACACGCACCCACTGATATGTTCCGTTACGTCACCGGTTTGATCTTGGCCTTCATCGGCGTGGTGTGCTGGACGTGGTATCCCATGCGCAACGCAAGCTGGCTGCGCACACATCCCGATAAAAGCCCCACGACGTGGGCCACCGCGCAGGGATTAGTGACGCTGCCGTTGGCGGTCATAGGGTATTTGCTGGTTTGGGGGCACTCCGCCATAACCGCCAATGATTTTCCTATGCCGTTTGGCCCGCGTCCTGCGGTATTTATTGCGCTTATGCTGACCATCGGTTTGCTGTGCTCATGGCTGGGAACGCTGTGTTGGAATCAAGCCAGCCAACGCCTGCCAACCGCTAAAGTGGGGCCGCTGATCGTCTTTGAAACGCTAGCAGGCCTTAGCTATGCCTTTATCTGGCGGCATGAATGGCCACCGCTGCTAACGCTGGCCGGAGTGGTGTGCTTGGTCATTGGCGTGATGAGCGCAATGAAAGTGAAACCAACGCCGGTGGTGATAGTTCCGCTGCAAACGTCGGGTGGGAGTCGCTAA
- a CDS encoding AraC family transcriptional regulator has translation MHGVPNQFIDDRDRAQFKHFAHMPGVEVYRAHIEHHEFEPHTHEAYGIGAIEYGAERFRYRGANHVAPADSLVLMNPDELHTGQSGTEGGWRYRMIYLTPEILAEVSGESDWWFNDAVNHHPQFARATTSLINALWQNDEPLAQSSLLSELLTLTRHWARAPQTLKLDAPQRFTLVKEYLRAHLDRRMTLPELAQLVDLSPYHFLRQFKAQYHVTPQQMLMAYRLYEAKNLLTRGLPPAQVAAAVGLTDQAHLTRAFSRFYGVTPARYQKQVR, from the coding sequence ATGCACGGCGTTCCAAACCAATTTATCGATGATCGAGATCGCGCCCAGTTTAAGCACTTCGCCCACATGCCCGGCGTTGAGGTGTATCGAGCGCATATTGAACATCATGAATTTGAGCCGCATACGCATGAAGCCTATGGCATTGGCGCGATTGAGTATGGTGCCGAGCGTTTTCGCTATCGTGGCGCAAACCACGTTGCACCCGCGGACTCTTTGGTATTGATGAACCCAGACGAGCTGCACACAGGCCAATCGGGTACTGAAGGTGGCTGGCGCTATCGCATGATTTATCTCACGCCCGAAATTTTGGCCGAGGTGAGCGGTGAATCTGACTGGTGGTTTAACGACGCGGTGAATCATCATCCTCAGTTTGCCCGAGCAACCACTTCGCTAATAAACGCCCTGTGGCAAAACGATGAGCCCCTCGCACAATCCAGCTTGCTGAGTGAACTGCTGACATTAACGCGCCATTGGGCAAGAGCGCCGCAGACGCTTAAGCTTGATGCACCTCAGCGTTTTACACTGGTAAAAGAGTATCTCCGCGCCCATTTAGATCGGCGCATGACTTTGCCCGAATTGGCGCAGTTGGTCGACCTCAGTCCCTATCATTTTTTACGTCAGTTTAAGGCGCAGTATCACGTTACCCCACAACAAATGCTGATGGCTTATCGACTGTATGAGGCTAAAAATCTGCTGACCCGAGGCTTACCGCCCGCCCAGGTCGCCGCCGCTGTTGGTCTTACCGATCAAGCCCATCTTACCCGTGCTTTTAGCCGCTTTTACGGCGTCACGCCCGCCCGCTATCAAAAGCAGGTACGTTAA
- a CDS encoding HPr family phosphocarrier protein, which yields MLKEIVIVGNQTGIHARPAGVLAKAVGKFQSRIELVYNGKTIKAKSIMGILGAGIKGRTQVEIICDGQDEEHAMQELKQLFARGFGFD from the coding sequence ATGCTAAAAGAAATCGTCATCGTGGGTAATCAAACCGGTATTCATGCCCGACCCGCAGGGGTGCTTGCTAAAGCCGTGGGAAAGTTTCAATCACGTATTGAGCTGGTTTATAACGGAAAAACCATCAAAGCCAAAAGCATTATGGGAATTCTTGGCGCAGGGATTAAGGGGCGCACTCAGGTAGAGATTATCTGTGACGGACAAGATGAAGAGCATGCCATGCAGGAGTTAAAGCAGCTTTTTGCACGTGGCTTTGGGTTTGACTAA
- a CDS encoding dihydroxyacetone kinase subunit DhaK, giving the protein MKKFINSAEDFIPEVLNGIYLAHAEKFNFVNNDLHCLVSTDKHPGKVAIVTGGGSGHLPLFLGYVGKGMLDGCGVGDVFQSPNPEQILSITQAVDSGAGVLYLYGNYNGDIFNFDMAAEMAEFESNIVTATVIAGDDIACPPASTGEPSRRRGVAGIFFAYKCAGAAAAQMLDLANVQRIAQKACDNIRTIGVGLSPCIVPRVGKPSFHIGNDEMEIGIGIHGESGIRRGEKLPANSIVDELMSNLLADYPLHAGDEVAILINGLGATPLEELYLVYGRACQTLKNAGIIVFKTYVGEYATAMEMAGLSISLMRVDDELKQLLLHEANTPMFKQFQGK; this is encoded by the coding sequence ATGAAAAAATTCATCAACTCAGCAGAAGACTTTATTCCTGAAGTATTAAATGGAATTTATCTTGCTCATGCCGAAAAATTTAATTTTGTTAATAACGATCTGCATTGTTTAGTTTCTACCGATAAACATCCCGGCAAAGTCGCCATCGTTACCGGTGGTGGTTCTGGACATTTACCCCTTTTTCTTGGCTACGTGGGTAAAGGTATGCTAGACGGCTGTGGCGTTGGCGATGTTTTTCAATCTCCTAATCCTGAGCAAATTTTATCAATCACGCAGGCTGTCGATTCAGGCGCAGGCGTACTCTATCTGTATGGCAACTATAACGGCGATATTTTTAATTTTGATATGGCCGCGGAAATGGCTGAGTTCGAAAGCAATATTGTCACAGCTACCGTCATCGCTGGTGATGATATCGCTTGCCCACCAGCATCTACTGGCGAGCCTAGCCGCCGCCGTGGCGTTGCGGGTATCTTTTTTGCGTACAAATGTGCTGGAGCAGCTGCCGCACAAATGCTGGATTTAGCCAACGTTCAGCGTATTGCCCAAAAAGCCTGCGATAACATCAGAACCATCGGCGTTGGGCTTTCGCCATGTATCGTTCCTCGCGTAGGCAAACCGAGCTTTCATATTGGCAATGATGAAATGGAAATCGGCATTGGTATTCACGGCGAAAGCGGTATTCGCCGCGGAGAGAAACTGCCAGCCAACAGTATTGTTGACGAATTAATGAGTAACCTACTTGCCGATTATCCGCTTCATGCGGGCGATGAAGTTGCCATCCTGATCAATGGCCTCGGCGCAACGCCTCTGGAAGAGCTTTATTTAGTTTATGGCAGGGCCTGTCAAACGCTAAAGAATGCCGGAATCATAGTATTCAAAACCTATGTTGGAGAATATGCCACTGCCATGGAGATGGCTGGGTTATCAATCAGCTTAATGCGCGTAGATGATGAACTAAAACAGCTTTTGCTACATGAAGCTAATACGCCCATGTTTAAGCAATTTCAGGGGAAATAG
- a CDS encoding Dps family protein, whose translation MSTPKLEKSKVGDAKKRQFTPLATPSDLGAEATKDISGAMNAILADIYALYLKTKNFHWHMSGPHFRDYHLLLDEQGAELFAMTDDIAERVRKVGGMTLHSIGQISKMQRIKDNNADYVEPLDMLAELCEDNKLLAAELRAAHVVCSEHNDVSTTSLIENWVDQTERRVWFLFEACRQSQTSGH comes from the coding sequence ATGAGCACACCAAAACTGGAAAAAAGCAAAGTCGGTGACGCAAAAAAACGTCAGTTCACTCCTCTAGCCACCCCAAGTGATTTGGGCGCTGAGGCCACCAAAGACATTAGCGGTGCAATGAACGCCATCCTTGCTGATATCTATGCGCTTTATTTAAAAACTAAAAACTTCCACTGGCATATGAGCGGACCACACTTCCGTGACTATCATTTGCTGTTGGACGAACAAGGCGCAGAGCTATTCGCAATGACCGATGATATTGCTGAACGTGTACGTAAAGTCGGTGGTATGACCCTGCACTCTATCGGCCAGATCTCTAAAATGCAGCGCATTAAAGATAACAACGCCGATTACGTTGAGCCGCTTGATATGCTGGCCGAGCTGTGTGAAGACAACAAGCTGCTGGCCGCAGAACTGCGCGCAGCGCATGTGGTGTGTAGCGAACATAATGATGTTTCAACCACCAGCCTGATTGAAAACTGGGTAGATCAAACCGAACGCCGCGTGTGGTTCCTGTTTGAAGCTTGCCGCCAATCACAAACTTCTGGTCACTAG
- a CDS encoding dihydroxyacetone kinase subunit L, producing MRLTTSQLKLLFAQWANIMSAQKETLIAMDSIVGDGDLGLTMSDGFSAAYHAVSRSDETDIGKFFYLAGKTMSSSVPSTMGTLMAAGLIEVGKIFKGKNRLNSEDFGVLFQAFYNGVQNRGKAQLGEKTFLDGLFPAVCVLNGKDAETQDWVSLAYQAYEETKQGVQNTTTLIAKHGRAATHGERSRSLLDPGAYVAQLLISGYCTFANDYLAQD from the coding sequence ATGCGCCTGACAACCAGCCAGCTTAAATTACTGTTTGCTCAATGGGCGAATATTATGTCGGCCCAAAAAGAAACGTTGATTGCAATGGATAGCATCGTCGGTGATGGCGATCTTGGCCTCACCATGAGCGACGGCTTCAGCGCCGCCTATCATGCAGTATCTCGCAGTGATGAAACTGATATAGGGAAATTTTTCTACCTCGCGGGGAAAACGATGTCGTCCTCAGTCCCTTCCACCATGGGAACCTTAATGGCCGCCGGCCTTATTGAGGTGGGTAAAATATTTAAAGGAAAAAACCGACTCAACAGCGAAGATTTTGGCGTCTTGTTTCAGGCCTTTTACAACGGAGTGCAAAACAGAGGTAAGGCTCAGCTTGGTGAGAAGACGTTCCTTGATGGCCTATTCCCCGCAGTCTGTGTTCTCAACGGGAAAGATGCGGAGACACAGGATTGGGTTTCTCTTGCCTACCAAGCCTATGAAGAAACAAAGCAGGGAGTACAAAACACCACCACGCTAATAGCAAAACATGGACGCGCCGCAACACACGGGGAACGTTCGCGGTCATTGCTTGATCCCGGTGCCTATGTTGCCCAACTATTAATTAGCGGGTATTGCACGTTTGCTAATGATTATTTAGCTCAAGACTAA
- a CDS encoding BglG family transcription antiterminator, with product MAVDKRVFTVLDAIVSDPSITGVALESEFNLTRKQLSYTIKKINDYLESHHVETITRLKTGKLHVPKHVIEKFRHQEDVVFNNRYLFAEEERGELIIFFLLTRAERLSLLHLTSALNVSQNTIINDIKKIKSSVSQYNLKIHYNREQGYHVEGEEIKKRYLLLSTLRKILILPVSKNIIAQYNNVISEYIEQVGNTFSEIEKCLKIQFTDQQLQELIYFICFIQHRIKLGKTVELLPDTYSEITHGRDFKLMQNIIHKMGINQYNEHIFLTAIIQSSNIQTISDKYFHLDTLLLESVVVVVDNFEKISCITIKEKSELIEKIYQHWKPAYYRIRYHLTNTNSVYDLVAKEFNHLHEMVRRAVLPFEKILHCEVPNEEVAFLTVLFGGWLTREGLINNIKMQKTAIVVSENSATVSTYLYLTLQVLLPELHFIEMMSRREFEKYSRHYDVVFSTTFIKTDKILFVVDPAINSFHKSTFRHQVISSLQGVDPHIIQVEELLLILEKYGTIHDKKGLQKELTSYIYDESSSECQPHSLTSETPSLSELLCDEHLCFQDTNTLSWEQSIAKTASPLLTQNLLEPRYITTMLNKISIEQPYIMLAEGLIIAHAGVDDGVNKTCMSLLRLPEKISIAGYMQADIIIVLATNNPQKHLKALAQLNEFLEFNEGGEKIRSSINKEALLQHLSVYS from the coding sequence ATGGCTGTTGATAAACGTGTCTTCACCGTACTTGACGCGATTGTGAGCGATCCTAGTATCACGGGTGTAGCGCTTGAGTCTGAATTTAATCTGACGCGCAAGCAATTAAGCTACACAATTAAAAAAATAAATGATTACCTTGAGTCACACCACGTTGAAACTATCACTCGATTAAAAACAGGTAAACTTCACGTTCCCAAGCATGTGATCGAAAAATTTCGACACCAAGAAGATGTCGTATTTAATAATCGCTATCTTTTCGCAGAGGAAGAGCGAGGGGAGTTAATTATTTTCTTTTTGTTAACCAGAGCAGAACGTTTATCTCTATTACACCTGACATCAGCACTTAACGTTAGCCAAAACACCATCATCAACGATATTAAGAAAATTAAATCCAGTGTTAGTCAATATAATTTAAAAATTCACTATAACCGTGAACAAGGATACCACGTTGAGGGAGAGGAAATTAAAAAGCGCTATCTGCTTCTCAGCACATTGCGTAAAATCCTCATACTACCCGTATCTAAAAATATCATTGCACAATATAACAATGTTATCTCTGAATACATTGAACAGGTCGGCAATACTTTTAGCGAGATAGAAAAATGTCTAAAAATTCAATTTACCGACCAGCAACTACAAGAGTTAATCTATTTTATTTGTTTTATCCAACATCGGATAAAACTTGGAAAAACAGTAGAATTACTTCCTGACACTTACAGCGAAATCACCCACGGTCGTGATTTTAAACTTATGCAAAACATCATTCACAAAATGGGAATCAATCAATACAATGAACATATATTTCTAACGGCAATAATCCAAAGCTCTAACATTCAAACTATCTCAGATAAATATTTTCATTTAGACACTCTGCTGCTTGAAAGCGTGGTTGTGGTAGTGGATAACTTTGAAAAAATCAGCTGCATTACAATCAAAGAGAAGAGTGAGCTCATCGAGAAAATTTATCAGCATTGGAAGCCTGCTTATTACCGTATTCGCTACCATCTCACCAATACCAATAGCGTATATGACTTAGTTGCGAAAGAATTTAACCATCTACATGAGATGGTACGCCGCGCAGTGTTGCCTTTCGAAAAAATATTACACTGTGAAGTACCAAATGAAGAGGTGGCTTTCTTAACTGTATTATTTGGTGGATGGCTCACACGCGAAGGGCTTATTAACAACATAAAAATGCAAAAAACAGCCATTGTCGTTAGTGAAAACAGTGCGACTGTCTCGACTTATCTTTATTTAACATTACAAGTTTTATTACCAGAGCTGCATTTTATCGAAATGATGTCGCGCCGAGAATTTGAAAAATACTCTCGCCATTATGACGTCGTTTTTTCCACGACTTTTATTAAAACAGATAAAATTTTATTCGTCGTAGACCCTGCGATTAACAGCTTTCATAAAAGTACATTTCGGCATCAAGTCATTAGCTCACTACAGGGGGTTGACCCACATATTATCCAAGTGGAAGAACTTCTATTGATACTTGAAAAATACGGCACAATCCATGATAAAAAAGGTCTACAAAAAGAGCTGACTAGCTACATTTACGATGAAAGCAGCTCCGAGTGTCAGCCTCATTCCTTAACCTCTGAAACACCATCGCTAAGTGAACTGCTGTGTGATGAACACCTTTGTTTTCAGGATACAAACACGTTGTCTTGGGAGCAATCCATTGCTAAAACAGCATCCCCATTGCTGACTCAAAACCTGCTAGAACCCCGTTACATAACCACTATGCTTAACAAAATTTCTATTGAGCAGCCATATATCATGTTGGCTGAGGGGCTCATTATTGCTCATGCTGGCGTGGATGACGGCGTAAATAAAACCTGCATGTCCCTCCTACGCTTACCAGAGAAAATTAGCATTGCAGGTTATATGCAAGCCGACATCATTATTGTGCTTGCAACCAATAACCCACAAAAACACCTAAAAGCGCTAGCACAACTTAACGAATTTCTTGAGTTTAATGAGGGCGGAGAAAAAATCCGCAGCTCGATAAATAAAGAGGCGTTATTACAGCATCTATCTGTCTATTCTTAG